The following are from one region of the Nocardioides marmotae genome:
- a CDS encoding AAA family ATPase, whose protein sequence is MTAVTPQLLDLGDVTERLGETGYLVDPELATVTFLALRMGRPLLLEGEPGTGKTALAEAIAEALDLPLVRLQCYEGIDATQALYDWDFPRQVLHLRALEAAGGAAAAGGLEEAEKSLYDERFLLARPVLAALQQSPAVLLVDEVDRADDEFEAFLLEVLSTYQVTIPELGTVRAATPPIVVLTSNRTRELHDALKRRCLYHWIDHPALEREVAIVRSRAPEVAESLTRQVVEVVQGLRADTGLVKPPGVAETLDWARALHHLGTTDLDLATAAASLGALVKYREDADRVRVALDRMLAP, encoded by the coding sequence ATGACCGCCGTCACCCCGCAGCTGCTCGACCTCGGCGACGTGACGGAGCGGCTGGGGGAGACCGGTTACCTGGTCGACCCCGAGCTCGCCACCGTCACCTTCCTCGCCCTGCGGATGGGCCGGCCGCTGCTGCTCGAGGGCGAGCCCGGCACCGGCAAGACCGCGCTGGCCGAGGCGATCGCCGAGGCGTTGGACCTGCCGCTGGTGCGGCTGCAGTGCTACGAGGGGATCGACGCCACCCAGGCGCTCTACGACTGGGACTTCCCCCGCCAGGTCCTCCACCTGCGCGCGCTCGAGGCCGCGGGCGGCGCGGCCGCGGCCGGCGGGCTGGAGGAGGCCGAGAAGAGCCTGTACGACGAGCGGTTCCTGCTCGCGCGCCCGGTGCTGGCCGCGCTCCAGCAGAGCCCGGCCGTGCTGCTCGTCGACGAGGTCGACCGCGCCGACGACGAGTTCGAGGCGTTCCTGCTCGAGGTGCTCTCCACCTACCAGGTGACGATCCCGGAGCTCGGCACCGTGCGGGCCGCGACGCCGCCGATCGTCGTGCTGACCTCCAACCGCACCCGCGAGCTGCACGACGCGCTCAAGCGGCGCTGCCTCTACCACTGGATCGACCACCCGGCGCTGGAGCGCGAGGTCGCGATCGTCCGCTCGCGCGCCCCCGAGGTCGCCGAGTCGCTGACCCGCCAGGTCGTCGAGGTCGTGCAGGGACTGCGCGCCGACACCGGCCTGGTCAAGCCGCCGGGCGTCGCGGAGACCCTCGACTGGGCCCGCGCGCTGCACCACCTCGGCACCACCGACCTCGACCTCGCGACGGCTGCGGCGAGCCTCGGGGCGCTGGTGAAGTACCGCGAGGACGCCGACCGCGTCCGTGTCGCCCTCGACCGGATGCTCGCGCCGTGA
- a CDS encoding DUF3253 domain-containing protein: MDAEDVGARLERTILDLLAQREEGRTICPSDAARAVWSGPETEGWRDLMEPARQAAQRLVEAGEVEVTQRGEVVDLPTARGPVRIRRAAPRSR, from the coding sequence GTGGACGCGGAGGACGTGGGCGCCCGGCTCGAGCGCACGATCCTCGACCTGCTGGCCCAGCGCGAGGAGGGGAGGACGATCTGCCCCTCCGACGCGGCGCGCGCCGTGTGGTCCGGCCCGGAAACCGAGGGCTGGCGCGACCTGATGGAGCCCGCCCGGCAGGCCGCCCAGCGGCTCGTCGAGGCCGGCGAGGTCGAGGTGACCCAGCGCGGGGAGGTCGTCGACCTGCCCACCGCGCGCGGGCCGGTCCGGATCAGACGAGCCGCTCCGCGCTCTCGATGA
- a CDS encoding aminoglycoside phosphotransferase family protein, producing the protein MTAQRVRLQPLTRARVASLGDAGAAWVAGLPRVLDDLAERWGLTWGRPLPGGSASYVAGATTAAGEPRVVKVPVPDADLADEPRTLRAAAGRGYVRLHDHDPASRALLLEALGPSLEQTAWEPERTLAVLADTLREAWHVPLATAPEVVAGEDKASTLARLLVDLDDRLGRPLAPRVRTHALACAERRAAAHDPERCVVVHGDPHPANVLRVREERAGAPGGFVLVDPDGFRADPAYDLGVTLREWTGRLRGPDAPQVLGRYADLLAERTGLDRTAIWEWGFLERVTTGLYVTSFGAAKVGRTFIESAERLV; encoded by the coding sequence GTGACTGCCCAGCGCGTCCGGCTCCAGCCGCTCACCCGGGCCCGGGTCGCCTCGCTGGGTGACGCCGGCGCGGCGTGGGTCGCCGGCCTGCCGCGCGTGCTCGACGACCTGGCGGAGCGGTGGGGGCTGACCTGGGGCCGCCCCCTGCCCGGCGGCAGCGCGTCGTACGTCGCCGGCGCGACGACCGCCGCGGGCGAGCCGCGCGTGGTCAAGGTGCCCGTGCCCGACGCGGACCTGGCCGACGAGCCGCGGACCCTCCGCGCGGCGGCGGGCCGCGGGTACGTCCGGCTCCACGACCACGACCCCGCCAGCCGGGCGCTGCTGCTCGAGGCGCTCGGCCCGTCGCTGGAGCAGACGGCCTGGGAGCCCGAGCGCACGCTCGCCGTCCTCGCCGACACGCTCCGCGAGGCCTGGCACGTCCCGCTCGCGACCGCCCCGGAGGTCGTTGCCGGCGAGGACAAGGCCAGCACGCTGGCCCGGCTCCTGGTCGACCTCGACGACCGGCTCGGCCGGCCGCTGGCGCCGCGGGTGCGGACCCACGCGCTGGCGTGCGCCGAGCGGCGGGCGGCCGCCCACGACCCGGAGCGCTGCGTGGTGGTCCACGGCGACCCGCACCCGGCCAACGTGCTGCGCGTGCGCGAGGAGCGGGCAGGCGCCCCGGGCGGCTTCGTGCTCGTCGACCCCGACGGCTTCCGTGCCGACCCGGCCTACGACCTCGGGGTCACCCTGCGGGAGTGGACCGGGCGGCTGCGCGGCCCCGACGCGCCGCAGGTGCTCGGCCGCTACGCCGACCTGCTGGCCGAGCGCACGGGGCTGGACCGGACGGCGATCTGGGAGTGGGGCTTCCTCGAGCGGGTCACCACCGGCCTCTACGTCACCTCGTTCGGCGCGGCGAAGGTCGGCCGCACCTTCATCGAGAGCGCGGAGCGGCTCGTCTGA
- a CDS encoding nucleotidyltransferase family protein produces the protein MLHGIVLAAGAGRRMGTPKALVEDWLARAVRLLDAGGCDRVTVVLGARAEDAVALLPPGTAHVVAADWASGMSASLRAGLAAADPAADAALVTLVDLPDLVPEVVRRVAAHAAPDALARAAYDGVPGHPVLLGRDHWPGVLAETGGDRGAKGYLASHDVTPVECGDLATGVDVDSR, from the coding sequence ATGCTGCACGGGATCGTCCTCGCGGCCGGCGCGGGCCGCCGGATGGGCACCCCCAAGGCGCTCGTCGAGGACTGGCTGGCCCGCGCGGTCCGGCTGCTCGACGCCGGCGGCTGCGACCGGGTCACCGTCGTCCTGGGCGCCCGCGCCGAGGACGCGGTGGCGCTCCTGCCGCCGGGCACGGCCCACGTCGTCGCCGCGGACTGGGCCAGCGGCATGTCCGCCTCGCTCCGGGCCGGCCTCGCCGCGGCCGACCCCGCCGCGGACGCCGCCCTCGTGACGCTGGTCGACCTGCCCGACCTGGTGCCCGAGGTCGTCCGGCGGGTCGCCGCGCACGCCGCCCCCGACGCGCTGGCCCGCGCGGCGTACGACGGCGTCCCCGGCCACCCCGTGCTGCTCGGCCGCGACCACTGGCCCGGCGTGCTGGCCGAGACCGGCGGGGACCGCGGCGCGAAGGGCTACCTCGCGAGCCACGACGTCACGCCGGTCGAGTGCGGCGACCTCGCCACCGGCGTGGACGTCGACTCCCGGTGA
- a CDS encoding RNA polymerase sigma factor yields the protein MAGEEQDRRARFEAMAPALVEPLRRFLARRTDPATADDVLSETLLVCWRRLEEVPAEPLPWAYGVARNALANAERSARRQRRVAAKVAVLDPPAQATTGPGEGEGDVPLDEALAALRPDEAELLRLWAWEQLGPSEIATVLGLTPNAVSIRLHRARQKLREELRKIDAAAGHEGSRGRSRP from the coding sequence GTGGCGGGCGAGGAGCAGGACCGGAGGGCGCGGTTCGAGGCGATGGCGCCGGCGCTGGTCGAGCCGCTGCGGCGGTTCCTCGCGCGACGTACCGATCCCGCCACGGCCGACGACGTGCTCTCCGAGACGTTGCTGGTGTGCTGGCGGCGGCTGGAGGAGGTGCCGGCCGAGCCGCTGCCCTGGGCGTACGGCGTCGCGCGGAACGCCCTGGCCAACGCCGAGCGCAGCGCGCGCCGCCAGCGCCGGGTGGCGGCGAAGGTGGCCGTCCTCGACCCACCCGCACAGGCGACGACCGGGCCGGGGGAGGGCGAGGGCGACGTGCCGCTCGACGAGGCGCTGGCCGCGCTGCGCCCCGACGAGGCCGAGCTGCTGCGGCTGTGGGCCTGGGAGCAGCTGGGTCCTAGCGAGATCGCGACCGTGCTCGGGCTGACGCCCAACGCGGTGAGCATCCGCCTGCACCGGGCCCGGCAGAAGCTGCGCGAGGAGCTGCGAAAGATCGACGCCGCTGCCGGACATGAGGGGTCGAGAGGGAGGAGCAGGCCATGA
- the groL gene encoding chaperonin GroEL (60 kDa chaperone family; promotes refolding of misfolded polypeptides especially under stressful conditions; forms two stacked rings of heptamers to form a barrel-shaped 14mer; ends can be capped by GroES; misfolded proteins enter the barrel where they are refolded when GroES binds), whose product MPKLIAFNEEARRGLERGMNTLADAVKVTLGPKGRNVVLEKKWGAPTITNDGVSIAKEIELEDPYEKIGAELVKEVAKKTDDVAGDGTTTATVLAQAMVREGLRNVAAGANPMGLKRGIEAAVTVVSEQLLAMAKDVETKEQIASTASISAADPTVGEIIAEAMDKVGKEGVITVEESNTFGLDLELTEGMRFDKGYISAYFVTDPERMETVLEDPYILIANQKVSNVKDLLPILEKVMQSGKPLVILAEDVDGEALSTLVVNKIRGTFKSVAVKAPGFGDRRKAMLQDIAILTGGQVISEEVGLKLETTGIELLGQARKVVITKDETTIVEGAGDADQIAGRVNQIRAEIEKSDSDYDREKLQERLAKLAGGVAVIKVGAATEVELKERKHRIEDAVRNAKAAVEEGIVAGGGVALVQAAAIAFDKLDLSGDEAVGANIVRVATSAPLKQIAINAGLEGGVVAEKVANLEAGHGLNAATGEYVDMIAEGIIDPAKVTRSALQNAASIAALFLTTEVVVADKPEKAAPMGGDPTGGMGGMDF is encoded by the coding sequence ATGCCCAAGCTGATTGCATTCAACGAGGAGGCCCGGCGCGGCCTGGAGCGTGGCATGAACACGCTCGCCGACGCCGTCAAGGTCACGCTCGGTCCCAAGGGCCGCAACGTCGTCCTCGAGAAGAAGTGGGGCGCCCCCACGATCACCAACGACGGTGTCAGCATCGCCAAGGAGATCGAGCTCGAGGACCCCTACGAGAAGATCGGCGCCGAGCTGGTCAAGGAGGTCGCGAAGAAGACCGACGACGTCGCCGGTGACGGCACGACGACGGCGACCGTCCTCGCTCAGGCGATGGTCCGCGAGGGCCTGCGCAACGTCGCGGCCGGCGCGAACCCGATGGGCCTCAAGCGCGGCATCGAGGCGGCCGTGACGGTCGTGTCCGAGCAGCTGCTGGCGATGGCCAAGGACGTCGAGACCAAGGAGCAGATCGCTTCGACGGCCTCGATCTCCGCCGCTGACCCCACGGTCGGCGAGATCATCGCCGAGGCGATGGACAAGGTCGGCAAGGAAGGCGTCATCACCGTCGAGGAGTCGAACACCTTCGGGCTCGACCTCGAGCTCACCGAGGGCATGCGCTTCGACAAGGGCTACATCTCGGCGTACTTCGTGACCGACCCCGAGCGCATGGAGACGGTCCTCGAGGACCCCTACATCCTCATCGCGAACCAGAAGGTCTCGAACGTCAAGGACCTGCTGCCGATCCTCGAGAAGGTCATGCAGTCGGGCAAGCCGCTCGTCATCCTGGCCGAGGACGTCGACGGCGAGGCGCTCTCGACCCTGGTCGTGAACAAGATCCGCGGCACCTTCAAGTCCGTCGCCGTCAAGGCTCCGGGCTTCGGCGACCGCCGCAAGGCCATGCTGCAGGACATCGCGATCCTCACCGGCGGCCAGGTCATCTCCGAGGAGGTCGGCCTCAAGCTCGAGACCACCGGCATCGAGCTCCTCGGCCAGGCCCGCAAGGTCGTCATCACCAAGGACGAGACCACCATCGTCGAGGGTGCTGGTGACGCCGACCAGATCGCCGGTCGCGTCAACCAGATCCGCGCGGAGATCGAGAAGTCCGACTCCGACTACGACCGCGAGAAGCTCCAGGAGCGCCTCGCCAAGCTGGCCGGCGGCGTGGCCGTCATCAAGGTCGGCGCGGCCACCGAGGTCGAGCTCAAGGAGCGCAAGCACCGCATCGAGGACGCCGTTCGCAACGCGAAGGCGGCCGTCGAGGAGGGCATCGTCGCCGGCGGTGGCGTCGCGCTCGTCCAGGCTGCGGCCATCGCGTTCGACAAGCTGGACCTGTCGGGCGACGAGGCCGTCGGCGCCAACATCGTCCGCGTCGCCACCTCGGCCCCGCTCAAGCAGATCGCGATCAACGCCGGTCTCGAGGGTGGCGTCGTGGCGGAGAAGGTCGCGAACCTGGAGGCCGGTCACGGCCTCAACGCGGCCACCGGCGAGTACGTCGACATGATCGCCGAGGGCATCATCGACCCGGCCAAGGTGACCCGCTCGGCGCTGCAGAACGCGGCGTCCATCGCGGCCCTGTTCCTCACCACCGAGGTCGTCGTCGCCGACAAGCCGGAGAAGGCCGCCCCCATGGGTGGCGACCCGACCGGCGGCATGGGCGGCATGGACTTCTGA
- a CDS encoding ATP-grasp domain-containing protein translates to MSEVLLATFCLLPDGEPGGGLLVDALAERGVAARWVVWDDAGVDWAAADLVVVRSTWDYQRRYAEFLAWARGVEKETTLLHGSDVLAWNADKSYLLELAADVPVVPTALLEDRGLVEGLAAALERWGTVVVKPRTGAGGVGVVVVERTDDLRLEGLVAGPWVVQPLVESVRTTGESSMWVLDGEVVGQVDKRPAGGEVRVHELYGGTSAAVPVDPARAELARAAVAAAARRLGSPPAYARVDLVLLEGGWAVGELELIEPGLYLDLAPELAGPFADTVVSALGRG, encoded by the coding sequence ATGAGCGAGGTCCTCCTCGCGACCTTCTGCCTGCTGCCCGACGGTGAGCCCGGGGGCGGGCTGCTCGTCGACGCGCTGGCCGAGCGCGGGGTCGCGGCGCGGTGGGTCGTCTGGGACGACGCGGGTGTCGACTGGGCCGCCGCCGATCTGGTCGTGGTTCGCTCGACGTGGGACTACCAGCGCCGGTACGCCGAGTTCCTGGCGTGGGCGCGCGGCGTCGAGAAGGAGACCACGCTGCTGCACGGCTCCGACGTCCTGGCCTGGAACGCCGACAAGTCCTACCTCCTCGAGCTCGCCGCGGACGTCCCCGTCGTGCCGACCGCGCTGCTCGAGGACCGCGGCCTGGTCGAGGGGCTGGCCGCCGCGCTGGAGCGGTGGGGCACCGTCGTGGTCAAACCGCGCACCGGCGCCGGCGGGGTCGGCGTGGTCGTGGTCGAGCGCACCGACGACCTGCGGCTCGAGGGCCTGGTCGCCGGCCCCTGGGTGGTGCAGCCCCTGGTGGAGTCGGTGCGCACGACCGGGGAGTCCTCGATGTGGGTGCTCGACGGCGAGGTGGTCGGCCAGGTCGACAAGCGGCCGGCCGGCGGCGAGGTGCGGGTCCACGAGCTGTACGGCGGCACCTCGGCCGCCGTGCCGGTCGACCCGGCCCGCGCGGAGCTGGCCCGGGCGGCCGTGGCCGCGGCTGCCCGCCGGCTCGGCTCCCCGCCGGCGTACGCCCGGGTCGACCTGGTGCTGCTCGAGGGCGGCTGGGCGGTCGGCGAGCTGGAGCTGATCGAGCCGGGTCTCTACCTCGACCTCGCGCCGGAGCTGGCCGGACCGTTCGCGGACACGGTCGTCTCCGCCCTCGGCAGGGGCTGA
- a CDS encoding TylF/MycF family methyltransferase, with translation MTTPVTTPATDLYLDLMAKMLTRYGFEGRNVTVKLPSRSYESYLWDLVVRSLKGRDVRMVEAGHFDAGRREEGRDWPADAETMIGMKRLANVRACVESVIADGVPGDLIETGAWRGGSCIYMRAVLKAYGETGRTVWVADSFAGLPAPDGRFEADAGDQHHTRDELAISVDQVKENFRRYDLLDGQVRFLQGWFSDTLPTAPIENLAVLRLDGDMYSSTMDALDALYDKVSPGGYVIVDDYGAVPACAEAIHDFRDARGISDPIETIDWAGVFWRKS, from the coding sequence GTGACCACCCCCGTGACCACTCCCGCGACCGACCTCTACCTCGACCTGATGGCCAAGATGCTCACCCGCTACGGGTTCGAGGGGCGCAACGTGACGGTCAAGCTGCCGTCGCGGTCCTACGAGTCCTACCTGTGGGACCTCGTGGTGCGCTCGCTGAAGGGTCGCGACGTCCGCATGGTCGAGGCCGGCCACTTCGACGCCGGGCGGCGCGAGGAGGGCCGGGACTGGCCCGCCGACGCCGAGACGATGATCGGGATGAAGCGGCTGGCCAACGTGCGGGCCTGCGTGGAGAGCGTCATCGCCGACGGCGTACCGGGGGACCTCATCGAGACCGGCGCGTGGCGCGGCGGGTCGTGCATCTACATGCGCGCGGTCCTCAAGGCGTACGGCGAGACCGGCCGGACCGTGTGGGTCGCGGACTCCTTCGCGGGGCTGCCCGCCCCCGACGGGCGGTTCGAGGCCGACGCCGGCGACCAGCACCACACGCGCGACGAGCTCGCCATCTCGGTGGACCAGGTGAAGGAGAACTTCCGCCGCTACGACCTGCTCGACGGGCAGGTCCGCTTCCTCCAGGGCTGGTTCAGCGACACCCTGCCGACCGCGCCGATCGAGAACCTGGCGGTGCTGCGGCTCGACGGCGACATGTACTCCTCGACGATGGACGCCCTCGACGCCCTCTACGACAAGGTCTCGCCCGGCGGGTACGTCATCGTCGACGACTACGGCGCGGTGCCGGCCTGCGCGGAGGCGATCCACGACTTCCGCGACGCCCGCGGCATCAGCGACCCCATCGAGACCATCGACTGGGCCGGCGTGTTCTGGAGGAAGTCGTGA
- a CDS encoding YciI family protein, which yields MTEYVVLLPGDESVWEAASEEERAATYARHAEFSRLLEGRGHRITGGAELAHSRGARTVRSDGAGGTVVTDGPYAETVEQLSGFYLVESDDLEDLLDVCGLLVAPGEAVEVRATIAAGPDATGGAA from the coding sequence ATGACCGAGTACGTCGTGCTGCTGCCCGGGGACGAATCCGTCTGGGAGGCCGCGAGCGAGGAGGAACGCGCCGCGACCTACGCCCGGCACGCGGAGTTCTCCCGGCTGCTGGAGGGGCGCGGGCACCGGATCACCGGCGGCGCCGAGCTCGCGCACTCCCGGGGCGCGCGGACGGTGCGCTCCGACGGGGCGGGCGGGACCGTGGTCACCGACGGGCCGTACGCCGAGACCGTCGAGCAGCTCAGCGGGTTCTACCTCGTCGAGAGCGACGACCTCGAGGACCTGCTCGACGTCTGCGGGCTCCTCGTGGCGCCCGGGGAGGCCGTCGAGGTGCGGGCCACGATCGCCGCCGGCCCGGACGCGACGGGCGGTGCGGCATGA
- a CDS encoding YciI family protein translates to MRFLLLMAEADHFDSWESAPPAHRDRVVADFQAFDEAVRARGTILAGEALDRPEAARTVRPGADRPVTEGPFAETVEQLGGFYLVDVDSHDAAVELAALLPREYTVEVRPVVEVDL, encoded by the coding sequence ATGAGGTTCCTGCTGCTGATGGCCGAGGCGGACCACTTCGACAGCTGGGAGTCGGCCCCGCCGGCGCACCGGGACCGGGTGGTCGCCGACTTCCAGGCCTTCGACGAGGCGGTGCGGGCGCGCGGGACGATCCTGGCCGGCGAGGCCCTGGACCGCCCCGAGGCGGCGCGGACGGTCCGCCCGGGCGCGGACCGCCCCGTCACCGAGGGACCGTTCGCGGAGACCGTCGAGCAGCTCGGCGGCTTCTACCTCGTCGACGTGGACTCCCACGACGCCGCCGTCGAGCTGGCCGCGCTGCTGCCCCGGGAGTACACCGTGGAGGTCCGGCCGGTCGTCGAGGTCGATCTCTGA
- a CDS encoding RNA polymerase sigma factor, with translation MPGNPAAWLLTAARRRVLDRLRAEEVAVRKEPLLVVEAELTATAQRVVADAGEVLVDERLRLVLLCAHPSLSREAAAALTLRLVLGVPTGDVARLFLVPKATMAARLTRARKRLAGERFEVPPAAELADRVAVVADVAYLAFTTGYAPGSGADVLRADVAGEAVRLVRVLRDVLPAGTPTAELDALLALLLLQHSRRDARVRDGRLVLLPDQDRGRWHHDEVLEALDLLRPLVSAPPAPYLLQALVAAEHAIAPSAEQTAWHRVVARYDELLALADSPVVRLNRAVAVAEADGPAAGLRELEGVALPGHRLPAARAELLARAGRTDEARTAYDAALALCRNDAERTHLLARRERLSRPRPPG, from the coding sequence GTGCCGGGCAACCCGGCGGCCTGGCTGCTGACCGCCGCCCGGCGCCGGGTGCTCGACCGGCTGCGCGCCGAGGAGGTCGCGGTGCGCAAGGAGCCGCTGCTGGTGGTCGAGGCCGAGCTCACCGCCACCGCGCAGCGGGTGGTGGCCGACGCCGGGGAGGTGCTGGTGGACGAGCGGCTGCGGCTGGTGCTCCTGTGCGCCCACCCCTCGCTGTCCCGCGAGGCCGCCGCGGCGCTGACGCTGCGCCTGGTCCTGGGCGTCCCGACCGGGGACGTCGCCCGACTCTTCCTCGTGCCGAAGGCGACGATGGCCGCGCGGCTGACGCGGGCGCGCAAGCGGCTGGCCGGCGAGCGGTTCGAGGTCCCACCGGCGGCCGAGCTGGCCGACCGCGTGGCCGTCGTGGCCGACGTCGCCTACCTGGCGTTCACCACCGGCTACGCCCCCGGCTCGGGGGCCGACGTCCTCCGCGCGGACGTCGCGGGCGAGGCGGTGCGCCTGGTGCGCGTGCTCCGCGACGTCCTCCCGGCCGGCACACCGACCGCGGAGCTCGACGCCCTGCTGGCGCTCCTGCTGCTGCAGCACTCCCGCCGCGACGCCCGGGTCCGCGACGGCCGGCTCGTCCTGCTCCCCGACCAGGACCGCGGACGCTGGCACCACGACGAGGTGCTCGAGGCGCTCGACCTGCTGCGGCCCCTGGTGAGCGCTCCGCCGGCGCCGTACCTGCTGCAGGCGCTCGTCGCCGCCGAGCACGCGATCGCGCCGAGCGCCGAGCAGACGGCCTGGCACCGGGTGGTCGCGCGCTACGACGAGCTGCTCGCCCTGGCCGACTCCCCCGTCGTCCGGCTCAACCGGGCGGTGGCGGTCGCCGAGGCCGACGGCCCCGCGGCGGGGCTGCGCGAGCTCGAGGGCGTCGCGCTGCCCGGTCACCGGCTGCCCGCGGCGCGGGCCGAGCTGCTCGCGCGTGCGGGCCGCACGGACGAGGCGCGCACGGCGTACGACGCCGCCCTCGCGCTGTGCCGCAACGACGCCGAGCGCACCCACCTGCTCGCCCGCCGCGAGCGGCTCAGCCGCCCGCGACCGCCGGGATGA
- a CDS encoding MoaD/ThiS family protein yields MPVSVRIPTILRTYTDGASEVTATGSTLAEVLEDLDASYAGIKGRILDDNGALRRFVNVYVGNEDVRFLDDLATPTPDGAQVSVIPAVAGG; encoded by the coding sequence ATGCCCGTCTCCGTCCGCATCCCGACCATCCTGCGCACCTACACCGACGGCGCCTCCGAGGTGACGGCCACCGGCAGCACGCTCGCGGAGGTGCTCGAGGACCTCGACGCCAGCTACGCCGGCATCAAGGGGCGCATCCTCGACGACAACGGCGCGCTGCGCCGGTTCGTCAACGTCTACGTCGGCAACGAGGACGTCCGCTTCCTCGACGACCTCGCCACCCCGACGCCCGACGGCGCCCAGGTCTCGGTCATCCCGGCGGTCGCGGGCGGCTGA
- the thrC gene encoding threonine synthase, with the protein MSAAVVEKSRIREGAFGNARALVCRECGTEVELGPHYACTECFGPLEVAYDFPQVTREEIEAGPRNIWRYKALLPVPTDIETSPNTEPGYTRLLEARNLAAELGLAKLWVKDDSTNPTNSFKDRVVACALSAARELDAKVFACPSTGNLANAVAAAGARAGIKTVVFIPSNLEHPKQVNSAVFTDSLVAVDGNYDDVNKLASEIAGEEEGWAFVNVNVRPFYAEGSKTLGYEIAEQLGWRLPDQIVIPVASGSQLTKVHKAFQELITLGLVEDKPYKVYGAQAAGCSPVSVAYKAGVDAIRPVKPDTIAKSLAIGNPADGIYVLDVCRQTGGAVEDITDDEVREAIVLLARTEGIFTETAGGTTVGVLKKLVESGQLDPELETVVINTGHGLKTLDAVSGSVGPVATIAPTYAAFAATGLA; encoded by the coding sequence ATGAGCGCTGCCGTTGTCGAGAAGTCCCGGATCCGCGAGGGGGCCTTCGGGAACGCCCGAGCCCTGGTGTGTCGCGAGTGCGGCACCGAGGTCGAGCTGGGCCCCCACTACGCGTGCACCGAGTGCTTCGGTCCGCTGGAGGTCGCCTACGACTTCCCGCAGGTCACCCGCGAGGAGATCGAGGCCGGGCCGCGCAACATCTGGCGCTACAAGGCGCTGCTGCCGGTCCCGACCGACATCGAGACCAGCCCCAACACCGAGCCGGGCTACACCCGCCTGCTCGAGGCGAGGAACCTCGCCGCCGAGCTCGGCCTGGCCAAGCTGTGGGTCAAGGACGACTCGACCAACCCCACCAACTCCTTCAAGGACCGCGTGGTCGCCTGCGCGCTGAGCGCGGCGCGCGAGCTGGACGCCAAGGTCTTCGCCTGTCCGAGCACCGGCAACCTCGCCAACGCGGTCGCCGCGGCCGGCGCCCGCGCCGGCATCAAGACCGTGGTGTTCATCCCGAGCAACCTCGAGCACCCCAAGCAGGTCAACTCCGCGGTCTTCACCGACTCCCTGGTCGCCGTCGACGGCAACTACGACGACGTCAACAAGCTCGCCTCGGAGATCGCCGGCGAGGAGGAGGGCTGGGCGTTCGTCAACGTCAACGTCCGCCCCTTCTACGCCGAGGGCTCCAAGACGCTCGGCTACGAGATCGCCGAGCAGCTCGGCTGGCGGCTGCCGGACCAGATCGTCATCCCCGTCGCGAGCGGCTCGCAGCTGACCAAGGTGCACAAGGCCTTCCAGGAGCTGATCACCCTCGGCCTGGTCGAGGACAAGCCCTACAAGGTGTACGGCGCGCAGGCGGCCGGCTGCTCGCCGGTCTCGGTCGCCTACAAGGCCGGCGTCGACGCGATCCGCCCGGTCAAGCCCGACACCATCGCCAAGAGCCTGGCCATCGGCAACCCCGCCGACGGCATCTACGTCCTCGACGTCTGCCGGCAGACCGGCGGCGCGGTCGAGGACATCACCGACGACGAGGTCCGCGAGGCCATCGTGCTGCTGGCCCGCACCGAGGGGATCTTCACCGAGACCGCCGGCGGCACCACGGTCGGCGTGCTGAAGAAGCTCGTCGAGTCCGGCCAGCTCGACCCCGAGCTCGAGACCGTCGTCATCAACACCGGCCACGGCCTGAAGACCCTCGACGCGGTCTCCGGCTCGGTCGGGCCAGTCGCCACCATCGCCCCGACGTACGCCGCCTTCGCCGCCACCGGCCTGGCCTGA